The following are encoded in a window of Thunnus albacares chromosome 9, fThuAlb1.1, whole genome shotgun sequence genomic DNA:
- the sec22bb gene encoding vesicle-trafficking protein SEC22b-B produces MVLLTMIARLADGLPLAASMQEDEQLGRDLQQYQSQAKQLFRKLNDQSPTRCTLEAGSMAFHYVIEKGVCYLVLCEASFPKKLAFAYLEDLQAEFHEQHGKKVPTVSRPYSFIEFDTYIQKTKKSYIDSRARRNLGSINTELQDVQRIMVANIEEVLQRGEALSALDSKASNLSSLSKKYRSDAKYLNTRSTYAKLAAGGVFFIMLIVYVRFWWL; encoded by the exons ATGGTGCTGCTGACGATGATCGCTCGGCTGGCGGACGGACTGCCGCTGGCCGCGTCGATGCAGGAGGACGAGCAG TTGGGTCGTGACCTGCAGCAGTATCAGAGTCAAGCTAAGCAGCTCTTCAGGAAACTCAATGACCAGAGTCCCACGCGCTGCACTTTAGAGGCGGGTTCCATGGCATTTCA CTATGTTATAGAGAAAGGAGTCTGCTACCTTGTGCTGTGTGAAGCCAGCTTCCCTAAGAAGCTGGCCTTTGCTTACCTAGAAGACCTGCAGGCAGAGTTTCACGAGCAGCACGGAAAGAAGGTCCCCACAGTATCCCGGCCTTACTCCTTCATCGAATttg ACACCTACATCCAAAAAACCAAGAAATCATACATTGACAGCCGAGCGAGGAGGAATCTGGGCAGCATCAACACAGAGCTCCAGGATGTACAGAGGATCATGGTGGCTAACATAGAAGAGGtgctgcagagaggagaggctcTCTCTG CGCTCGACTCCAAGGCCAGCAACTTGTCCAGCCTGTCAAAGAAGTACAGGAGCGATGCCAAGTATCTGAATACTCGTTCCACCTATGCCAAGCTGGCAGCCGGTGGTGTCTTTTTCATCATGCTCATTGTCTACGTGCGCTTCTGGTGGCTCtga